One part of the Spiroplasma turonicum genome encodes these proteins:
- the gatB gene encoding Asp-tRNA(Asn)/Glu-tRNA(Gln) amidotransferase subunit GatB yields MTNFEVIIGIENHVELKTNSKIFSNSPVSYGESPNSQVNEIDLGYPGALPSVNKKGVELAILACNALKMKIDNILRFDRKSYFYSDLPKGFQITQQFHPIGREGYLEIELNGAVKKIGIERIHIEEDTAKQIHKDGKTFIDYNRCGVGLIEIVSKPVLRTSEEAISYVSKLREILLFLNVSDVKMNEGSFRCDINISLRPYGFDGFGNKVEIKNLNSLNNIKKAIDYEIKRQSELILSNQVVEQETRRFDESKQETVLMRKKNDAIDYKYFREPNIFPIKLDNNWIESIIKNSPELADKKRERYTSVYNFKLEETNFILSDYYLTKFFEDCIDLGIEPKKILNYIITDIKALLNKNNITIEKSYISPLDIKDICELMDKGIISSKHAKSIIPIIFESNKKAIEVIEENNWKLISDENEIKSLLLPILQENKSLIMESYSTRRERVEKTIMGVLMKKTGGNINPKISMELITQEIKKIN; encoded by the coding sequence ATGACAAATTTTGAAGTTATTATAGGTATTGAAAATCACGTCGAGTTAAAAACTAATTCAAAAATTTTTAGTAACTCACCAGTCTCTTATGGAGAAAGTCCGAATTCACAAGTTAATGAAATAGATTTGGGTTATCCAGGTGCTTTACCATCAGTTAATAAAAAAGGTGTAGAATTGGCAATACTAGCTTGTAATGCATTAAAAATGAAAATAGATAATATCTTAAGATTTGATAGAAAAAGTTATTTCTATTCAGATTTACCAAAAGGTTTTCAAATAACTCAACAGTTTCATCCAATAGGCCGTGAAGGATATTTGGAAATTGAATTAAATGGAGCCGTAAAAAAAATTGGTATTGAAAGAATTCACATTGAAGAAGATACAGCAAAACAAATACACAAAGATGGTAAAACATTTATAGATTATAATAGGTGTGGAGTTGGGTTAATAGAAATTGTATCTAAACCTGTATTGAGAACTTCTGAAGAAGCAATAAGTTACGTATCAAAGCTTCGCGAAATATTATTATTTTTAAATGTAAGTGATGTAAAAATGAACGAAGGTTCATTCAGGTGTGATATTAATATATCTCTTAGACCATATGGTTTTGATGGATTTGGAAATAAAGTAGAAATAAAAAATCTTAACTCTCTAAATAATATTAAAAAAGCAATTGATTATGAAATTAAAAGACAATCTGAATTAATACTTTCAAATCAAGTTGTTGAACAAGAAACAAGACGTTTTGATGAATCTAAACAAGAAACAGTTTTAATGCGTAAAAAAAATGATGCAATTGATTATAAGTATTTTCGTGAACCAAATATATTTCCGATAAAATTAGATAATAATTGAATTGAATCAATTATAAAAAACTCTCCTGAATTGGCTGATAAAAAAAGAGAAAGATACACAAGTGTATACAATTTCAAGTTAGAAGAAACAAATTTCATACTTAGTGATTATTATCTAACAAAGTTTTTTGAAGATTGTATTGATTTAGGAATTGAACCTAAGAAAATTTTAAATTATATCATAACAGATATTAAGGCTCTACTTAATAAAAACAATATTACAATTGAGAAGAGTTATATAAGCCCGCTTGATATAAAAGATATATGTGAACTTATGGATAAAGGCATTATATCATCAAAGCATGCAAAAAGTATAATACCAATAATTTTTGAGTCTAATAAAAAAGCTATTGAAGTTATTGAAGAAAATAATTGAAAATTAATATCTGATGAAAATGAAATAAAAAGTTTATTATTACCTATTTTACAAGAAAATAAATCTTTAATTATGGAATCATATTCTACAAGACGTGAAAGAGTTGAAAAAACAATAATGGGAGTACTTATGAAAAAAACTGGAGGTAATATTAATCCTAAAATAAGTATGGAATTAATTACCCAAGAAATAAAAAAGATTAATTAA
- the trxA gene encoding thioredoxin, whose amino-acid sequence MEIIHVKTIEELDEILSKNNSVVVDFYADWCGPCKMLAPIFKQVSDEVDSTQFVKVNVDEASELANKYGVRSIPTVISFKEGNLSKQNTGFMSKDVLTDFIK is encoded by the coding sequence ATGGAAATAATACATGTAAAAACAATTGAAGAATTAGATGAAATATTAAGCAAAAATAACTCAGTGGTTGTAGATTTTTATGCAGACTGATGTGGTCCTTGTAAAATGCTTGCACCAATTTTTAAACAAGTATCAGATGAAGTTGATTCTACACAATTTGTTAAAGTTAATGTTGATGAAGCATCAGAATTAGCTAACAAATATGGAGTAAGATCAATACCAACTGTTATATCTTTTAAAGAAGGGAATTTAAGTAAACAAAATACTGGTTTTATGTCTAAGGATGTATTGACAGATTTTATTAAATAA
- a CDS encoding amidase family protein: MDFRTITIKQLHEKIKTKEVDPEKLIEETINSARDNLNSNFLITLTDKWAVKQLKSLVGNEESILHCIPFISKDNISTKGILTTAGSKYLSNYIPPFDATISTLLNDSGAILIGKAALDELGMGGTGLFSYNGIIKNPFDEERIVGGSSSGSAYAVCKGIVPFSIGTDTGDSIRKPASFVGIVGYKPTYGSISRYGVIPYAPSLDHVGYFTNHVEDLIYLANATFKQDNRDFTSINNEKNYLKITNQEPKALKVAFLKDVWDLMDDGLKVEYNTLFNELTKDNHKVDFVDFRKDLLEAVPAMYMMISFAEAVSTSSNLDGINFGIRKDGETYEQLIKNTRNNAFGETVKRRFLLGSYQLKKENQELLLAKSKKVRRLVVQELEKLYEEYDILILPPSFEPAPLINEVYGTDIEERYDDTTAFMKDLLILANLNGMPSITIPFIKDKKTNLPIGININSKPFSDDLLLSTSLYLEKLIKKVFNKG; this comes from the coding sequence ATGGATTTTAGAACTATAACAATCAAACAGTTGCATGAAAAAATAAAAACCAAAGAAGTTGACCCAGAAAAGTTAATTGAAGAAACTATAAATTCTGCCAGAGATAATTTGAATAGTAATTTTTTAATTACTCTAACAGATAAATGAGCAGTTAAACAACTAAAATCTCTTGTAGGCAATGAAGAAAGTATACTTCATTGTATTCCGTTTATTAGTAAAGACAATATTTCAACAAAGGGTATTTTAACCACAGCAGGTTCAAAATATTTATCAAATTACATTCCTCCTTTTGATGCTACAATCAGTACTTTATTAAATGATTCTGGAGCAATATTAATTGGCAAGGCAGCTTTAGATGAATTAGGTATGGGTGGAACGGGCTTATTTTCATACAATGGTATTATAAAAAACCCATTTGATGAAGAAAGAATTGTTGGTGGAAGCTCAAGTGGTAGTGCATATGCTGTGTGTAAAGGTATTGTCCCATTCTCAATTGGAACTGACACTGGTGATTCAATAAGAAAACCAGCAAGTTTTGTTGGAATAGTTGGGTATAAACCTACATATGGGTCTATATCAAGATATGGAGTTATACCTTATGCACCAAGTTTAGATCATGTCGGCTACTTTACCAATCATGTTGAAGATTTAATATATTTAGCAAATGCTACATTTAAACAAGATAATAGAGACTTTACTTCAATTAATAATGAAAAAAACTATTTAAAAATTACTAATCAAGAACCTAAAGCTTTAAAAGTCGCATTTTTAAAAGATGTTTGAGATTTAATGGATGATGGTTTAAAAGTGGAATATAACACATTATTTAACGAATTAACAAAAGATAATCATAAAGTTGACTTTGTTGACTTTAGAAAAGACTTACTTGAGGCAGTTCCGGCTATGTATATGATGATATCTTTTGCAGAAGCCGTTTCAACAAGTTCAAATCTTGATGGTATCAATTTTGGAATAAGAAAAGATGGTGAAACATATGAGCAATTAATAAAAAATACAAGAAACAACGCTTTTGGAGAAACTGTAAAAAGAAGATTTTTACTAGGTAGCTATCAATTAAAAAAAGAAAATCAAGAATTGTTACTTGCAAAATCTAAAAAAGTAAGAAGGTTAGTTGTTCAAGAACTTGAAAAACTCTATGAAGAATATGATATTTTAATTCTGCCACCATCTTTTGAACCTGCTCCATTAATTAATGAAGTTTACGGTACTGACATAGAAGAAAGATATGATGACACTACTGCTTTTATGAAAGATCTTTTAATACTTGCTAACTTAAATGGAATGCCTTCAATAACAATACCTTTCATTAAAGATAAAAAAACTAACCTACCCATAGGTATAAATATAAATTCCAAACCATTTAGTGATGACTTGTTATTGAGTACGTCATTGTATCTAGAAAAATTAATAAAGAAAGTTTTTAATAAGGGGTAA
- a CDS encoding TrkH family potassium uptake protein codes for MDKNIVKDKKSIMKKDKIFKKLKNWWPFSRITGRIIIWYLLSILIGGFLLSIPGVITDENNYWKLLVGVFTASSAISDTGITMVQTNTSYSFIGQLLIIIMCQIGGIGILTLKIVLLAMLGKKVSLDDQSIAQSERGNSALSSTVEMIKDAFIFLLWLEIIGAFFLFFAFYFNEVDTSMVVDKTGVTNSYHDFGKSLWSSIFHSVSATNNAGFDIISGNSLLPYNQGNSHAYLLQVIFLCQWVIGGLGYPTYHDIKRKIKARSEGTTVKFSLFTKLNFVVYSCLFVIGPILVFITEFATTQDSQILKNGDFKVSEKLVNGEIVSTKEWVADPSGSWKPAYVWIMDLLFNVSSCRNAGFATVDINNFTAGSKVIMSLWMFIGSAPSSTAGGIRTTTFAITLLAVWSIVRNKKTVEAFKRKIPDEVVKRAFAVVIISIAIVFFVVIAVYLDSNKALSTSNDQESQNELLIKVLIYVSSAFGTVGFQPFSNDQAQNMGWISKVLLIITMFIGQLGISNTLLAFVKPKNKQNFTYVEEDVVIG; via the coding sequence ATGGATAAAAATATTGTTAAAGATAAAAAATCTATTATGAAAAAAGATAAGATTTTTAAAAAGTTAAAAAATTGATGACCTTTCTCAAGAATTACAGGAAGAATTATAATATGATATCTCTTATCAATTTTGATAGGAGGATTTTTATTGTCTATTCCAGGAGTTATAACTGATGAAAATAATTATTGAAAATTATTAGTAGGAGTATTTACAGCTTCAAGTGCAATATCAGACACTGGCATAACAATGGTTCAAACTAACACTAGCTATTCTTTTATTGGACAACTATTAATAATAATAATGTGTCAAATTGGTGGAATTGGTATACTAACATTAAAAATTGTTTTATTAGCTATGTTAGGTAAAAAAGTTTCACTTGATGATCAGAGTATAGCACAATCTGAAAGAGGTAATAGTGCTCTTTCGAGTACTGTTGAGATGATAAAAGATGCTTTTATTTTTCTACTATGATTAGAAATTATAGGGGCTTTTTTCTTATTCTTTGCTTTTTATTTTAATGAAGTTGATACATCAATGGTAGTCGATAAAACAGGAGTTACTAATTCTTATCATGATTTTGGTAAATCTTTGTGAAGTTCTATATTCCACTCTGTTAGTGCCACAAACAATGCAGGATTTGATATAATAAGTGGGAACTCATTATTACCTTATAACCAAGGTAATTCACATGCGTACTTATTACAAGTTATATTTTTATGCCAATGAGTAATTGGAGGACTAGGATATCCTACTTACCATGACATTAAAAGAAAAATTAAGGCAAGATCTGAAGGTACAACTGTAAAGTTTTCACTTTTCACTAAATTAAACTTTGTTGTATATTCATGTTTATTTGTAATTGGTCCAATACTGGTTTTTATAACTGAATTTGCAACAACTCAAGATAGTCAAATTTTAAAAAACGGAGACTTCAAAGTGTCTGAAAAACTTGTTAATGGTGAAATAGTAAGTACAAAAGAATGAGTAGCAGACCCATCTGGTTCGTGAAAACCTGCATATGTTTGAATAATGGATTTATTGTTTAATGTTTCTTCTTGTAGAAATGCAGGATTTGCAACTGTAGATATTAATAATTTTACAGCAGGAAGTAAAGTTATAATGTCACTGTGAATGTTCATAGGTTCAGCACCCTCTTCAACAGCAGGAGGTATAAGAACTACTACATTTGCAATTACATTATTAGCGGTATGATCAATTGTAAGAAATAAAAAAACAGTCGAAGCATTTAAAAGAAAAATACCAGATGAGGTAGTTAAGCGTGCATTTGCTGTAGTAATTATTTCAATAGCTATTGTATTTTTTGTTGTAATTGCAGTTTATTTAGATAGTAACAAAGCATTATCAACTAGTAATGATCAAGAATCACAAAATGAACTTTTAATAAAAGTATTGATTTATGTGTCAAGTGCATTTGGTACGGTTGGTTTCCAACCATTTTCAAATGATCAAGCTCAAAATATGGGTTGAATTTCAAAAGTTTTATTAATAATTACAATGTTTATAGGTCAATTAGGTATATCAAATACATTATTAGCTTTTGTAAAACCTAAAAATAAACAAAATTTTACATATGTTGAAGAAGATGTAGTTATTGGTTAA
- a CDS encoding HAD-IIB family hydrolase, whose amino-acid sequence MEFKFKKNLVIFSDLDGTALLDNHQFSDSLIQTVKELYDKNIWFIPVTARITKDAIWQQAKLLNIDKYKGIAVANNGSQVYDFKSDKFIINKFISKDILRQIFEKTFGKVGEYKVHYFAGDTCYVYGYGENSNYWANVMKVNYVIIDNFEQIEKPVSHMTFVLNEEFSLQNKEKFLQDFDFLREQIDIIKYTNRVYELSTKGINKGSIVKEVLTYLKLDKEETTTFAFGDGYNDIPLLKAVDYPIALENSIQELKDIAVYVTKSNNDDGVSFFIKNKILKEI is encoded by the coding sequence ATGGAGTTTAAGTTTAAAAAGAATTTAGTTATATTTTCTGATTTAGATGGAACTGCTCTTTTAGATAATCATCAATTTAGTGATAGTTTAATTCAAACAGTAAAAGAATTGTATGATAAGAATATTTGATTTATACCAGTAACTGCAAGAATTACAAAGGACGCTATATGACAACAGGCTAAATTATTAAATATTGATAAGTATAAAGGTATAGCAGTTGCAAATAACGGCAGCCAAGTTTATGACTTTAAAAGTGATAAATTTATTATAAATAAATTTATTAGCAAAGATATTTTGAGGCAAATTTTTGAAAAAACATTTGGTAAAGTAGGCGAATACAAGGTTCATTACTTTGCTGGTGATACTTGCTATGTTTATGGATATGGTGAAAACTCTAATTATTGAGCAAATGTAATGAAAGTTAATTATGTTATTATAGATAATTTTGAGCAAATCGAAAAACCCGTATCTCATATGACATTTGTCTTGAATGAAGAATTTTCTTTACAAAATAAAGAAAAATTCTTACAAGATTTTGACTTTTTAAGAGAACAAATTGATATAATAAAATATACAAATAGAGTTTATGAACTCTCAACAAAAGGAATTAATAAAGGCTCTATTGTAAAGGAAGTTTTAACCTATTTAAAACTTGATAAAGAAGAAACAACTACATTTGCATTTGGTGATGGTTATAATGACATACCACTATTAAAAGCAGTTGATTACCCTATAGCACTTGAAAACTCTATTCAGGAGTTAAAAGACATTGCTGTGTATGTTACAAAAAGTAATAACGATGATGGTGTTTCTTTCTTTATTAAAAACAAAATTTTAAAGGAGATTTAA
- a CDS encoding Asp-tRNA(Asn)/Glu-tRNA(Gln) amidotransferase subunit GatC, with the protein MKINFDILKSLEDDVMLDLSDKELQDVLKVENDILNKFEKVLKINTDGIRQLHYCFDSLNIYLREDEITYSLDKKDVLSNAPEKDEDYIILKKVVK; encoded by the coding sequence ATGAAAATTAATTTTGATATACTAAAAAGTTTAGAAGATGATGTAATGTTAGATTTATCTGATAAAGAGTTGCAGGATGTATTAAAAGTGGAAAATGATATTCTAAATAAATTTGAAAAAGTTTTAAAAATAAACACTGATGGTATAAGACAACTGCATTATTGTTTTGATTCATTAAATATTTATTTAAGAGAGGATGAAATCACTTATTCTTTAGATAAAAAAGATGTTCTAAGTAATGCACCAGAAAAAGATGAAGATTATATAATTTTAAAAAAGGTGGTTAAATAA
- a CDS encoding uracil-xanthine permease family protein gives MENNNIILQPRQRPKNITQWILLSFQHVFAMFGATVLVPLIINSYSKTGEDIINVSMALFCSGFGTLIYIALTAAKVPIYLGSSFAYMSILGIGYAEYGWGNAIFIGVFMVGVVYILFGFIIYWTGVKWIKKAFSPIVIGPIVVVIGLSPIKSALSNAGIIYNSSDFVGKSLYYPQWLALVIAFITFIVAAICMLKAKSFLKVIPILIALIVGYIVAIILHFSFKPLGYSLLETELITNTSKWAWYPSFKAIWDVQPSNIGPALVAIVPIAIVTMTEHLGDHINIGTMTNKDFIKDPGISRTLMADGVAMSLAGLIGGPANATYSENTSVVSITKVASVWVTGLAAIFAIIMSFIAPINQLIMMIPLPVMGAISIVLFGMISSNGIKILIDSKVDFKNAKNILVISLILSIGVGMALTDSVIKIGESFNITGMFLATIVGIIANLLLPNQDNLGILNIFKFKKKTLTEKNKGKITKDKNNKSKVKNK, from the coding sequence ATGGAGAATAATAATATAATTTTACAACCAAGACAAAGACCAAAAAATATAACTCAATGAATATTACTTTCATTTCAACATGTTTTTGCTATGTTTGGAGCTACAGTATTAGTACCTTTAATTATTAATAGTTATTCAAAGACAGGTGAGGACATAATAAATGTTTCAATGGCATTGTTTTGTAGTGGATTTGGAACTTTAATTTATATAGCATTAACAGCAGCAAAAGTACCTATTTATTTAGGTAGTAGTTTTGCATATATGAGCATTCTTGGTATTGGTTATGCAGAATATGGATGAGGAAATGCTATTTTTATTGGAGTTTTTATGGTAGGAGTTGTATACATACTTTTTGGTTTTATTATTTATTGGACAGGTGTTAAATGAATAAAAAAAGCATTTTCACCAATTGTTATTGGACCAATAGTTGTTGTGATCGGTTTAAGTCCAATTAAAAGTGCTTTATCAAATGCAGGCATCATTTATAATTCTAGTGATTTTGTAGGAAAAAGTTTATATTATCCTCAATGATTAGCATTAGTTATTGCATTTATTACTTTTATAGTTGCCGCTATTTGTATGTTAAAAGCAAAATCTTTTTTAAAAGTAATACCAATCTTGATAGCTTTAATTGTTGGTTATATTGTAGCGATTATATTACACTTTTCATTTAAACCTCTAGGATATTCATTATTAGAAACTGAACTAATAACTAATACAAGCAAATGAGCTTGATACCCTAGTTTTAAAGCTATTTGAGATGTTCAACCATCTAATATTGGACCAGCATTGGTTGCGATTGTTCCAATAGCAATTGTTACTATGACTGAACATTTAGGAGATCATATAAATATTGGAACAATGACAAATAAAGACTTTATTAAAGACCCAGGTATAAGTAGAACATTAATGGCAGATGGAGTTGCAATGTCACTAGCAGGTTTAATTGGTGGACCCGCAAATGCAACATATTCTGAAAATACAAGTGTTGTTTCAATAACAAAAGTTGCTAGCGTTTGAGTTACAGGACTTGCAGCAATATTTGCAATAATAATGAGTTTTATTGCTCCAATCAATCAATTAATAATGATGATTCCATTACCTGTAATGGGTGCAATAAGCATTGTTCTATTTGGCATGATTAGTTCCAATGGTATTAAAATTTTAATTGATTCAAAAGTAGACTTTAAAAATGCTAAAAATATTTTAGTTATTTCATTAATATTATCAATTGGAGTAGGTATGGCTTTAACAGATAGTGTCATTAAAATAGGAGAATCATTTAATATAACAGGTATGTTCTTAGCTACAATTGTAGGTATAATTGCAAACTTATTATTACCAAATCAAGATAATTTAGGTATTCTTAACATATTTAAATTTAAAAAAAAGACTCTAACTGAAAAAAATAAAGGTAAAATTACTAAAGATAAAAATAATAAATCAAAAGTAAAAAATAAATAA
- a CDS encoding potassium channel family protein → MARKKSFAILGANYFGLSVAQALEEKKQIIKIFDYNEENLNKHINEFDSVEGVILDTTNKAALEKNGIVQFDGVIVCFGSNMESSILTVLNLIDLEVENIIVRARDEKHRRILKALGLEGDMVVIPDVMSAKMVATKTLFDIESEVQSTDGEFVFTNIDVRNKEIINKKVFDVGLNPNKDFNIVQIKRNGKIVIPDEYTALKENDTIVIFARNNVVNDLVMKIRGDED, encoded by the coding sequence ATGGCAAGGAAAAAAAGTTTTGCTATTTTAGGAGCGAATTATTTTGGTTTGTCTGTTGCACAAGCTTTAGAAGAAAAGAAACAAATAATCAAAATATTTGATTATAACGAAGAAAATTTAAACAAACATATAAACGAGTTCGACAGTGTAGAAGGTGTTATTTTAGATACAACAAATAAAGCTGCATTAGAGAAAAATGGAATTGTTCAATTTGATGGTGTAATAGTTTGTTTTGGTTCAAATATGGAATCAAGTATACTTACAGTTTTAAATCTTATTGATTTAGAGGTTGAAAACATTATAGTCAGGGCTAGAGATGAAAAACATAGACGTATATTAAAGGCTTTAGGGCTAGAAGGTGACATGGTTGTTATTCCTGATGTTATGAGTGCAAAAATGGTTGCAACTAAAACTTTGTTTGATATTGAAAGTGAAGTTCAAAGCACTGATGGAGAATTTGTATTTACAAATATTGATGTTAGAAACAAAGAAATAATTAATAAAAAAGTCTTTGATGTAGGTTTAAACCCCAACAAAGACTTTAACATAGTTCAAATAAAAAGAAATGGTAAAATTGTTATTCCAGATGAATATACTGCATTAAAAGAAAATGATACTATTGTAATTTTTGCAAGAAATAATGTAGTTAATGATCTTGTTATGAAAATTAGAGGAGATGAAGATTAA
- a CDS encoding ABC transporter ATP-binding protein, translated as MDISRKNGSKGPFIKILFRYYKQEWKLTLIMLIFCFIIVSCSLLLPILTYQMTKAITKELSEKQNIPFEDDGGTGILSSWGMSWINLVYISIADVVLYCITSFYYDYVSYIMGRKIEISLRNRCLENLVRQDISYYSDKKIGEILTKVVSDTQTVGDQAVQVPLQIGLSIFEITASSILMFVFTWKLGLLTLIIFIVCMVLMALCFFATRKKVLRVREVITSINGDVTDRVATVRLIKSAGTENYETKRFIEVHKDYYKKSKAVGLNQALMLTTMWGGVFILKFFSIIGAMLLYGLWSTPQEGLTFFKYTFASFQLAEAMMLSPLFQIMNALFGLVYASVASERVNDTINAKSIMNHHYFDGEIVDHIKGSIVFNDVEFAYPEKPTKIILPKFSFKFEESKSYAFVGETGSGKSTIAKLLLRFYDPTSGSIIINENLNLKDVNLSSYLKNVGYVEQDPQILYGDVFENVMYGTFGASKAEIISACKKAELHDLVMSWPDKYETILGERGFMLSGGQKQRLVIARMFLKNPQLLILDEATSALDNIVEKEIQMKLDSLMKGRTTVTIAHRLSTIKNADEIIVLGANGKGIVQRGTFEELKNKEGHFQKLYNAGLID; from the coding sequence ATGGATATAAGTAGGAAAAACGGTTCAAAGGGACCGTTCATAAAAATATTATTTAGGTATTATAAACAAGAATGAAAATTGACATTAATAATGCTAATTTTTTGTTTTATTATTGTTTCGTGCTCATTGTTATTACCAATATTAACATATCAAATGACAAAAGCAATCACTAAGGAATTGTCAGAAAAACAAAACATACCATTTGAAGATGATGGTGGAACTGGTATATTATCAAGTTGAGGTATGAGTTGAATTAATCTTGTGTATATCTCCATTGCAGATGTTGTATTATACTGTATAACTTCATTTTATTATGATTATGTATCATATATAATGGGTAGAAAAATAGAAATAAGTCTTAGAAATAGATGTTTAGAAAATTTAGTAAGACAAGATATATCATATTATTCAGATAAAAAAATTGGAGAAATCTTAACAAAGGTTGTGTCAGATACACAAACGGTCGGGGATCAAGCCGTTCAAGTTCCATTACAAATTGGATTATCTATATTTGAAATAACAGCATCAAGTATTTTAATGTTCGTATTCACTTGAAAACTTGGTTTATTAACATTAATAATATTTATTGTATGTATGGTTTTGATGGCATTATGTTTTTTTGCTACAAGAAAAAAAGTTTTACGTGTAAGAGAGGTAATAACTTCTATAAACGGAGATGTCACTGATAGAGTGGCAACAGTTAGATTAATTAAATCTGCAGGTACAGAAAATTATGAAACCAAAAGGTTTATTGAAGTCCACAAAGATTATTATAAAAAATCTAAAGCAGTTGGTCTTAACCAAGCACTTATGTTAACAACTATGTGAGGAGGAGTTTTTATACTTAAGTTTTTCTCAATAATTGGTGCAATGCTTTTATATGGTTTATGATCAACTCCACAAGAAGGTTTAACTTTTTTTAAATATACATTTGCTTCATTTCAATTAGCAGAAGCAATGATGTTAAGTCCATTATTTCAAATTATGAATGCTTTATTTGGATTAGTTTATGCATCAGTTGCTTCTGAACGTGTTAATGACACAATCAATGCTAAGTCGATAATGAATCATCATTATTTTGATGGTGAAATAGTTGACCACATAAAAGGAAGCATTGTATTTAATGATGTTGAATTTGCCTATCCAGAGAAACCTACAAAAATAATATTACCAAAATTTAGTTTTAAGTTTGAAGAATCTAAAAGTTATGCTTTTGTTGGAGAAACAGGTAGTGGTAAATCTACAATTGCAAAACTTCTGTTAAGATTTTATGACCCAACATCAGGGTCTATAATAATTAATGAAAATTTAAACTTAAAAGATGTTAATTTATCAAGTTATTTAAAAAATGTAGGTTATGTTGAACAAGACCCACAAATACTTTATGGAGATGTATTTGAAAATGTAATGTATGGTACATTTGGCGCTTCTAAAGCAGAAATAATAAGTGCTTGTAAAAAAGCTGAACTACATGATCTTGTTATGTCATGACCAGATAAATATGAAACGATTCTTGGGGAACGTGGCTTTATGCTTAGTGGTGGGCAAAAACAAAGATTAGTAATTGCAAGAATGTTTTTAAAAAACCCTCAATTATTAATTCTTGATGAAGCTACAAGTGCATTAGACAACATTGTTGAAAAAGAAATTCAAATGAAACTTGACTCATTAATGAAGGGTAGAACAACGGTTACAATTGCTCATAGATTAAGCACTATAAAAAATGCTGATGAAATTATTGTTTTAGGTGCAAATGGTAAAGGTATTGTACAGAGAGGTACTTTTGAAGAATTAAAAAACAAAGAAGGACATTTCCAAAAATTATATAATGCGGGACTAATTGATTAA